Below is a genomic region from Spirosoma radiotolerans.
ACCTATTCAATGGCAATTCTGATAATAACTATTTCAAAAAAAGGCTCCTTATGAGTCGAAGACTAGCTGCCTGTCTGTAAAATGAGCGATTCAAGTGAGGGCAGGCTGACGTGAATCCATTACTCCATAAACGGCCATCCACCTGCTGCTCCCTAGAACTTTAGCCGTAACCAACGGTCCTTTACAACTGGTGAGCATGAAACGGAAAGACCGGCTGAAGCTGGTTCATCCCGATGACCGACTTCGTGGACAATGTATTGAGGTGGTCCAATTCAGCGGACCACCTACATCGTATGTTTATCCGATTGACTGGGGAAGTTGAAGCAAGTAGTTTTGAATCAAACTTAAACGCGGGTTCAACCCTTGGCGCTTATGAAGTATTTACCGCTCATTCTTGGTCTACTCTGTAGTATAGGAGCCCTCTATCAGTTTTATCGGGGGAGCTGGTTATTCCTCAATGGGCAATCGGTTGAGGGCCGGGTTGTTGGTAATGAAAGGAGTTTGGGTAAATCGAGTGTCTATTATCCCATCGTGGAGTTTCAGACACTGGGCGGTCAGACTTATAGATGCAAAGGGCAATCTGGAACATCCCCAGCTGAATACGAAGTAAATGATACCGTAACGGTTCATTTCGACCCTGCTAAACCGACCAACACCTTTATTGGCAATTTCTTCAGCTTGATCCAGGGAGCCCTTTTTTCCATGGGACTGGGCGTTCTATTCAGTTGGTTTGGCCTGAAGGTGCTAGGCTGGGGAAAGCCACAGGCCTCTATTCGTAGAAATTAACGTAAACCACCTTCACGAAGAAAGCGTATACTAACGGTTAGTTATTCGTATCAAATAATGCTCCTCAGTAAGACGAGGGGACATGCACGTCCTGTATCGGGCCAATAAATAGATGGTAACTCAGAAAACGTTGGGCAGAAAATACGCTGATCCTATTCTCCTAAAACAAAGCCCGTTCGTCCTCGAAGTAATCGCATTGCTGCCAACAATCTCGAAGTACGCTGATTCTACTATCTGTTCATTGGTCCTGCTCCCGAGCACCCGCCACTGCGGCTTAATCAACAAGTAAACGCCTTTAGCTAATTCTTGAAAAAAGTAGTTAGAGTAATTAAGGTAACTTGGTTCTGAACGAGCCATTTTGAAATTGAACCGTTTCTGCAGCATCGGATGTAGGCTGCCACCGATCGTCTCTTACCAAAGTAACTTCAAAGCTCCCCTCAATTTCACCACCCTGGGAGTCATATTTAGTAATTGTAATGGTGCCAGCCTTGGTTAATTGGGGCTGGTATTGATCTCGAAGGACGTCTCCTCCAATTAAGGTCATGAAGCTCACGCCTACTTGAGTGGGATTCGCTGAGCAAGGCTGATGGGCTGAAAGCGTGTACACGCCAACCGCTAGCGGTATTCTGGTGAAGCTAAGTAATTGATCCCCGCAATAACCGGCACAATTAGCCGGCGCTAATAAACGAGCTCTGGGGTAAGGTAATGTGTTTTGAATACTCAGATTGATAGTATTCATGCTACAAGAGTCACTCGGGGTTTTCCAGGCAGTCGAAAAACCACTCCAGGCTTGTCCATTCAGGGTAGCCTTTGTATCCTCAGCAACTTGAGGGTCTGGCGTAGGTTTTGAGCAGCCTACTAGCCCAACTACTGCAATCAAAAGCCACTTAAGCGTCTTCATAGCACTGTTTTTTTAAGCTAGACCAAGATTGAGTGAAAAGGGTTGGAATAGCCTGTAGTGTGTATGTTTATAGGGCGAAATGGCAGTTTAGCTATTCATATAACATCGCCTATATAAATCCTCCTTCCTGAGACGAAGCAACGTTTATGTATCTACTTCATACCACATAACGCCTGGCCAATCGGAGAGCCATTGTTGCCTGGATTCATAAATTATCACCTGTGACTCGTGCCGGATATCTTTCATGGCAAATGCCCTTATTCGAATCGTGGCGGCTAGAAATCTTTTTCCAACCCGTTCTCTAATGCTTTGAAATACATGTCTTCCCTGAACGAATACAGAAAGGGGGCCTTGTGAGCAGCACCGGTATAGTGTTTCTCTTTTTTCTCTAATATGCCATAGGACAAAAGCTTACGATTGAAATTACTGCGGTCCAGCTTTCGGCCAAGAATGGTTTCATAAATCGTTTGTAGACTCTTCAGAGGAAATTCTTTGGGTAATAACGTATAGCCAATAGGCTGGTAATTCAGTTGTAAGCGCAGGACCTGCAAGGCTTTGGCAATGATGTGTTCATGGTCAAATAGCATCAGGGGAAGTTTACGGACATCTTGCCAGCAGCAGGTTAGTGAGGTCTCATCGGGTTGGGGAATTACCTGCTCATAATTAACCAGTGCATAGTAGCCAATCGTGATAAAGCGTTGCATAAACCAGCTCTCCGCCGTTAGTTCAATGCCCAGCGTTCGCAGTACTTCCCCTAAATGTTCCTTACGGTTCCGTTTTGCACTGCCAAAAACATGAAATTGTTGCAGGAATACATTGGTCAAGCTCGTGCGGGCAGTCAGAATTCTTGCCGCAGCGGCATCCAAATCTTCCTCTTTGCCGATAAACCCACCTGGTAGCATCCATCGCTGATTGCTTTTAGCCTGGAGTAATAACACCGTCAACTCATTTTGGTGGAAACCAAAAATGACATTATCAATGGAGACCGCCGGTAAAAAGTGGCCGGAGCCATTCTGCAGATCATTGCCTGGTGAGAACTGATTGATCATAAATGATTACTTTTCTTGGCAATCGTTCAATTTATTTGTACATTGGGTCAAAATGACTCAATAAGCGATAAATTGTTCTCTTAACTTGGATAAGCAAAGGTAAAGTAAGCCAGATGAAAAGGCGACAGGCTATTGATGTGAACCGATGACTTCGTTGAACGGCCCACATAACGTTAATGATTGTCGATGGTTTATCGCGTTTATCTGCCTTATGGCTGAAGTTAGTATCGCCCTGCCAGGGAATAGCTTCGCCCGTATTCCTGCTCATTTTAGTAAATGTGTTCCCTATCCAAGTAAGTTAGAAAGATCATTATTCTCTGACAAACCTTTATTTAAGCAGTTGTATCTCATCACCCTTACTTTATGATTCGACCGTTTATTATCCGCACCTTGCTTGGCTTAATAGCACTGGTAGGTTTATTGCTAGCGCTGCCCAGTTATGTCGTTACGTACGAAGAACGTTTTCCCCCAGCGAAGCCCGCTCGACCTAACATCATATTCATTATTTCTGATGACCACACGGCTCAGGCCATCAGTGCGTATGGAAGCAAACTGGCTAAAACGCCAAACATCGACCGCATTGCTAAAGAAGGGGCCATTCTTTACAACAACGTGGTGGCCAATTCCATCTGCGGGCCAAGCCGGGCGACCTTACTAACCGGCCAGTTCTCGCACCGGAACGGCTACAAATTAAATGAGAAGGTCTTCGATATAAACCAGCCAGTATTTACCGAAGAGTTGCAGAAGAACGGTTACCAGACTGCCTGGATTGGTAAAATGCACTTGGGAAGCCTGCCCCACGGGTTCGATTACCTGAATATTCTTCCCGGACACGGTAGTTATTACAACTCTGATTTTGTCGACTCCAACAACAAGACAACCCGCCACATGGGCTATGTGACCGATGTGGTGACGGGCTTGTCGACGGAGTGGCTCGAAAAGCGGGATGCGACGAAGCCCTTTTTTCTGGTTGTTGGCCACAAAGCAACACACCGCGAGTGGATGCCGGCACTGGAGGACCTAGGTGCCTATGATAACGTTACGTTTCCCATCCCCCCTACCTTTTACGATACCTATACCGGCCGTCTGGCGGCCCAGAAGCAGGATATGAGTATTGAAAAAACCATGACCCTGCAAGCCGATCTGAAAGTGCATGTTGAGTATGAGGTCGATGAAGCCAAGGTCTCCCAGGAGAAGGGCCGGTTGAAAAAGATGCTGTACGGCAATGCAGAGCCTACCCCCGAGCAGGATAAACAGCTCGACATGTACGTTCGGGAGGGCTCCTATAAACGGCTTACCCCCGAGCAGAAGAAAGCCTTTTCGGCCTACTATGCCAAAATCAGTAAAGAATTCGACCAGAAGAAGCTGACGGGCAGGGCCCTGACGGAATGGAAGTACCAACGGTATCTGAAAGATTACCTATCGACGGCCAATTCGCTGGATCGCAACATCGGCAAGCTGCTGGACTATCTGGATAAAAGCGGGTTGGCCAAAAACACGGTCGTGGTGTATACCTCCGATCAGGGCTTTTACCTGGGCGAACATGGCTGGTTCGACAAACGGTGGATCTACGAGGAGTCGCTGAAAACGCCGTTTGTGATTCGGTATCCGGGCGTGATCAAAGCTGGCAGCCAAGTCAAGCAGGTTGTCTCGAATGTGGACTGGGCACCCACGCTATTGAATCTGGCCAGTACGCCCATTCCTGCTTATATTCAGGGTGAGTCGTTTTTACCTGTATTGACCGGCTCCAAGAAAGCGTGGCGGGATAGGGCTTATTACCATTATTATGAATATCCAGAGCCACATCACGTATCGCCCCACTTTGGCTTACGCACGAAACAATACACGTTGGCGCGCTTTTATGGTCCGGACAACTTTTGGGAATTGTATGATATTCAGAAAGACCCGCATAATCTG
It encodes:
- a CDS encoding DUF3592 domain-containing protein, which encodes MKYLPLILGLLCSIGALYQFYRGSWLFLNGQSVEGRVVGNERSLGKSSVYYPIVEFQTLGGQTYRCKGQSGTSPAEYEVNDTVTVHFDPAKPTNTFIGNFFSLIQGALFSMGLGVLFSWFGLKVLGWGKPQASIRRN
- a CDS encoding NUDIX hydrolase: MINQFSPGNDLQNGSGHFLPAVSIDNVIFGFHQNELTVLLLQAKSNQRWMLPGGFIGKEEDLDAAAARILTARTSLTNVFLQQFHVFGSAKRNRKEHLGEVLRTLGIELTAESWFMQRFITIGYYALVNYEQVIPQPDETSLTCCWQDVRKLPLMLFDHEHIIAKALQVLRLQLNYQPIGYTLLPKEFPLKSLQTIYETILGRKLDRSNFNRKLLSYGILEKKEKHYTGAAHKAPFLYSFREDMYFKALENGLEKDF
- a CDS encoding sulfatase family protein; translated protein: MIRPFIIRTLLGLIALVGLLLALPSYVVTYEERFPPAKPARPNIIFIISDDHTAQAISAYGSKLAKTPNIDRIAKEGAILYNNVVANSICGPSRATLLTGQFSHRNGYKLNEKVFDINQPVFTEELQKNGYQTAWIGKMHLGSLPHGFDYLNILPGHGSYYNSDFVDSNNKTTRHMGYVTDVVTGLSTEWLEKRDATKPFFLVVGHKATHREWMPALEDLGAYDNVTFPIPPTFYDTYTGRLAAQKQDMSIEKTMTLQADLKVHVEYEVDEAKVSQEKGRLKKMLYGNAEPTPEQDKQLDMYVREGSYKRLTPEQKKAFSAYYAKISKEFDQKKLTGRALTEWKYQRYLKDYLSTANSLDRNIGKLLDYLDKSGLAKNTVVVYTSDQGFYLGEHGWFDKRWIYEESLKTPFVIRYPGVIKAGSQVKQVVSNVDWAPTLLNLASTPIPAYIQGESFLPVLTGSKKAWRDRAYYHYYEYPEPHHVSPHFGLRTKQYTLARFYGPDNFWELYDIQKDPHNLHNLYGQKGYETITAGLKQQLKAEIVKYQDGDALKLMESAPQ